A stretch of the Ischnura elegans chromosome 5, ioIscEleg1.1, whole genome shotgun sequence genome encodes the following:
- the LOC124159412 gene encoding SOSS complex subunit B homolog: MDYVQIKDIRPGLKNINVVFIILEIGHPTVTKENREVRTCKVADPTACINVSLWDEPGQLLVPGDIVRLTKGYSAIWRNCLTLYSGKNGDIQKMGEFCMVFTEQPNMSEPNPALTPFFNQGPPAAGGGIGGNNGSGSNSIPGGNGNNGGNTAMSVSPSNGNNGGPNNNQTPSLVNSGAPPSTAANRAQNSGGAPSQNSIGSKSSTRYGNDTSNTGSTGPPAKISKGGSRGRGGHRNGTRSERR, encoded by the coding sequence ATGGATTATGTACAGATAAAAGATATTAGGCCTGGACTGAAGAATATTAATGTGGTgtttataattttggaaatagGCCATCCTACTGTTACAAAGGAGAATCGGGAAGTACGAACTTGTAAAGTTGCTGATCCTACAGCATGCATCAATGTCTCCCTCTGGGATGAACCAGGGCAGCTTTTAGTTCCCGGAGACATTGTTCGACTGACCAAGGGGTATTCTGCAATATGGCGTAATTGTTTGACATTGTATTCCGGAAAAAATGGGGACATCCAGAAAATGGGAGAGTTCTGTATGGTTTTCACTGAACAACCAAATATGAGTGAGCCAAATCCAGCCCTAACTCCCTTTTTTAACCAGGGCCCCCCTGCTGCTGGTGGTGGCATAGGTGGTAATAATGGCTCGGGGAGTAACAGCATACCTGGTGGGAATGGAAACAATGGTGGAAATACTGCTATGTCAGTCAGTCCTAGTAATGGCAATAATGGTGGACCTAATAATAACCAAACCCCATCTCTGGTTAATTCTGGAGCTCCTCCATCTACAGCTGCAAATCGAGCTCAAAATAGTGGTGGAGCTCCATCTCAAAACTCCATAGGTAGCAAAAGTTCTACACGTTATGGGAATGATACTTCTAATACAGGAAGCACAGGCCCTCCTGCCAAAATATCAAAAGGAGGATCGAGGGGTCGTGGGGGTCATAGAAATGGTACGAGATCTGAGAGGAGGTGA
- the LOC124159413 gene encoding inner centromere protein A-like produces the protein MYSFASMDLKMCEALAAMPSKPIQSCILADNKDLERLRYLCARYAMVKEDNTCKSIAVEKEKKEKAAEDKENFLMPAPKMPVRSGVRKRKTSDKSIAPRSSRVTRSSRMTGVMPEDVSMTGRPKRSRATRATQVLSPGGGGNETDIACDSDSSMAKESKRSIRGTKTVKEAPLRTSRRVTRARASSRIGAHVSTLANTSSSSHGVAISIVDAQVEEVVRPAQATRAVAGKVSHVIVSEEHFSQSPSQHLKKTLRQKSLFCPYSKNSVKEKVEAFEGLSSTGSIGKQGRAKENAIKNANVNGSSEGTLSEQDVNTSSVLIKGGAEVDTSAMEVDEMDVMVEELLKTSHTDEEDTMQSKGNKNNCTYTMNADSFKKDENESNDEWMTDDEDKPSGKKEKISDNYCTPKQKSSTALELAQEVLNSYKALRNRKVKHASSEMSLALNTKGKITHAISKSTTHLATLASKQAEAEIKEAELKRQQEKEMEAIKRKKELLKKRTEAAKKKREEKMTKVKRTREEKEKELEAKKTKKTKVLTKKKKEEEQETEVVEKKTHVKVAKLQEQDQLNSTFTKDGENDEYNMTPHWADVSPKQPANLNDYGVVDNSDCSSEEENDPRKKVPQWTKGIRLPLLSQSFIPTSISHEFWQTKPRALNIQQLFGSLVSKKTLKRGLNYRTSSAVWLTPPSKCTN, from the exons ATGTATTCTTTCGCTAGTATGGATCTGAAAATGTGTGAGGCATTGGCAGCTATGCCATCGAAACCAATTCAAAGTTGCATATTGGCTGATAACAAG GACCTGGAGAGACTTCGTTATTTGTGCGCGAGATACGCTATGGTGAAAGAGGATAATACTTGTAAGAGTATAGCGgttgaaaaggaaaagaaagaaaaggctGCGGAAG ACAAAGAAAATTTCTTGATGCCAGCTCCAAAGATGCCGGTTAGAAGTGGAGTAAGGAAGCGTAAGACCAGTGATAAATCAATCGCACCACGCAGTAGTCGAGTTACTCGTTCATCCAGAATGACAGGTGTTATGCCTGAGGATGTTAGCATGACTGGTAGACCAAAAAGGAGCCGGGCCACCAGAGCAACTCAAGTACTATCCCCGGGTGGCGGTGGGAATGAGACGGACATAGCTTGTGACTCTGATTCTTCAATGGCTAAGGAGTCGAAGAGGAGTATTCGTGGCACCAAGACTGTGAAAGAAGCTCCTCTTAGAACATCTCGTCGGGTAACCCGTGCTCGTGCAAGTTCACGCATTGGTGCACATGTAAGCACCCTTGCCAACACAAGCTCCAGCTCGCATGGTGTGGCCATATCCATAGTCGATGCTCAAGTTGAAGAGGTAGTTCGGCCTGCTCAAGCCACAAGGGCAGTGGCTGGGAAAGTTTCCCATGTAATTGTCTCTGAGGAACACTTTTCACAATCTCCATCtcagcatttgaaaaagacaCTGAGACAGAAGTCATTGTTTTGTCCTTATTCCAAGAATTCTGTGAAGGAAAAGGTTGAAGCATTTGAAGGACTGTCTTCTACAGGTTCCATAGGAAAACAAGGCAGAGCTAaggaaaatgcaattaaaaatgcaaacgTCAATGGAAGCAGTGAAGGCACACTTTCTGAGCAGGATGTTAACACTAGTTCTGTGTTAATAAAAGGAGGAGCTGAAGTAGATACAAGTGCTATGGAGGTGGATGAGATGGATGTAATGGTGGAAGAATTATTGAAGACATCTCATACTGATGAGGAAGATACTATGCAGtccaagggaaataaaaataactgtacATATACTATGAATGCAGATTCTTTCAAGAAAGATGAGAATGAATCAAATGATGAGTGGATGACAGATGATGAAGATAAGCCTtctggaaagaaagaaaaaatatcagataat TACTGCACCCCAAAACAAAAGTCTTCTACAGCATTGGAATTGGCACAGGAAGTCCTCAATTCATATAAAGCACTGAGAAACAGGAAAGTAAAACATGCCTCTTCAGAGATGTCTCTTGCCTTG aatacaaaaggaaaaattactcATGCTATTTCAAAGAGTACGACACATTTAGCAACATTGGCTTCGAAACAAGCAGAAGCTGAAATCAAGGAAGCAGAACTCAAGAGGCAACAGGAAAAAGAAATGGAAGCGatcaaaagaaagaaagaattgTTAAAAAAGAGGACTGAAGCTGCAAAGAA gaaaagggaggaaaaaatgaCCAAAGTCAAAAGAACAAGagaggagaaagagaaagaatTAGAAGCCAAGAAAACTAAGAAGACAAAGGTGCTTacaaagaagaagaaagaggagGAACAGGAAACTGAAGTAGTGGAGAAAAAAACTCATGTTAAG gtCGCCAAGCTCCAGGAGCAAGACCAGCTCAATTCCACGTTCACAAAAGATGGGGAGAATGATGAGTATAACATGACGCCCCATTGGGCCGATGTATCCCCTAAGCAGCCTGCTAATCTGAATGACTATGGTGTTGTTGACAATTCAGACTGCTCAAGTGAGGAAGAAAATGATCCACGCAAGAAAGTACCTCAGTGGACGAAAG gaattAGACTACCGCTATTATCTCAAAGCTTCATACCTACGTCGATTTCACATGAATTTTGGCAAACAAAGCCGAGAGCACTTAATATTCAACAGCTTTTCGGCTCTCTGGTATCCAAGAAAACTTTAAAACGAGGGCTTAACTACAGAACATCCAGTGCAGTATGGCTTACACCTCCTTCAAAATGTACTAACTGA